The following proteins are co-located in the Clostridiales bacterium genome:
- a CDS encoding carbohydrate kinase → MMQYLMGIDVGGSVAKAAIYDIRGKEICSAGKAMDTQTPQPEYCERDTEQIRSSIYDAVAEVLKNSGVNGKEIAAIGVTGQANGLYMFDRNGSPTYPAILSSDMRAKEFVRKWNATGILDEIIPKTRQILWAGQTPAIIAWFASNDPDTLEKTDVFLTAKDYARFLLTGNFSLECTEASSMSLMDLETRRLSSEIMQTLGIEHYENKFPTQILESTEIGGFVTNSCAERTGLIAGTPVVGGLIDTVACIISQGVVQEEQLGMIIGTWGVNAFITKRPLYSKNIFSAFYYCLPGYHIILEGSSTSATNLEWFIKTFLKQNGMQFCGYEKLNEMIATGKEQNHLIFLPFLFGTNVSIDATAAFVGLDCSHGIQDLLRAIYEGVVFCHMYHIDRLMEFRDKPQAVRISGGGARSEVWMQIFADALGLTVEVSEAQELGALGASMAAGVGVGIFKDFYEAAAELTKIKKRYEPAAEKHSYYQRKYAIYCKLIEALDPIWNELSGLELRG, encoded by the coding sequence ATGATGCAGTATTTGATGGGAATTGACGTTGGAGGGTCTGTAGCAAAGGCCGCAATTTACGATATCAGGGGGAAAGAGATTTGCTCAGCGGGAAAAGCGATGGATACACAGACTCCTCAGCCGGAATACTGTGAGCGAGATACGGAACAGATCCGCAGCAGTATTTATGACGCTGTCGCGGAAGTGCTGAAAAACTCGGGGGTGAATGGAAAAGAGATTGCAGCCATCGGTGTAACCGGGCAGGCGAACGGTCTTTACATGTTTGACCGGAACGGAAGCCCCACTTATCCTGCAATCCTGAGCAGTGACATGCGGGCGAAGGAGTTTGTCCGAAAATGGAATGCAACCGGTATTCTTGATGAGATCATACCGAAAACCCGTCAAATATTATGGGCAGGGCAAACACCGGCGATTATTGCATGGTTTGCAAGCAATGATCCTGATACCCTTGAGAAAACAGACGTCTTTCTCACTGCTAAGGATTATGCCAGGTTTCTTTTGACCGGCAATTTCAGTCTGGAATGTACAGAAGCCTCTTCCATGAGCTTGATGGATCTTGAGACACGCAGGCTCAGCAGTGAGATTATGCAAACACTTGGGATTGAACATTATGAAAACAAATTCCCGACTCAAATTTTAGAGAGCACCGAAATCGGTGGATTTGTGACAAATAGTTGTGCGGAGCGTACAGGGCTGATCGCCGGAACGCCTGTTGTAGGTGGACTGATTGATACCGTTGCATGCATTATTTCTCAGGGTGTTGTGCAGGAAGAGCAGCTTGGTATGATTATTGGCACTTGGGGTGTCAATGCATTTATTACAAAACGGCCGCTCTATTCGAAGAACATTTTCAGTGCCTTTTATTACTGCTTGCCCGGATATCATATCATTTTGGAGGGAAGCTCTACTTCTGCAACAAATCTTGAATGGTTCATAAAGACATTTTTGAAACAAAACGGCATGCAATTTTGCGGATATGAGAAGCTCAATGAGATGATTGCCACTGGCAAAGAACAAAATCATTTGATTTTTCTCCCGTTTCTGTTTGGTACCAATGTCAGCATTGATGCGACCGCGGCGTTTGTGGGGCTGGATTGCAGCCATGGCATACAGGACTTGCTGCGTGCGATCTACGAAGGTGTGGTTTTCTGTCATATGTACCACATCGACCGGCTGATGGAATTTCGTGATAAGCCGCAAGCAGTACGGATTTCTGGCGGCGGAGCACGTTCTGAAGTATGGATGCAGATCTTTGCAGATGCCCTTGGACTCACCGTGGAGGTTTCAGAAGCACAGGAACTCGGAGCATTGGGGGCTTCTATGGCCGCAGGCGTGGGTGTAGGCATTTTCAAAGATTTTTATGAAGCTGCTGCCGAATTGACTAAGATTAAAAAACGATATGAGCCTGCCGCAGAGAAGCATTCCTATTATCAGCGTAAATATGCAATTTACTGCAAGCTGATAGAAGCACTTGATCCGATCTGGAACGAACTGAGCGGTTTGGAGTTACGGGGCTGA
- a CDS encoding L-ribulose-5-phosphate 3-epimerase, with product MGYVSGGQPPLASRKERIDLSNLRELPLGLYEKAISSKLSWKEKLKLAKHSGFDFVEMNVDGTPERMKRLYSDETVLEVRRAVESTGIPIHTMALTANRIFPLGSEDAAIRSKGLELVERAICFASKTGIRLVHLAAYDEHGAHRNETTEAIFFDSMEKCIAFAARHGVILALETMDTYFMGCCENIMSLCEKIDSPFLQCYADVGNLSASKVDLDKDLRIANRHIVGVHLKDTRPGVYRDVLFGHGTVNFDTCLDILKKIDYQGFLIAEMWSYDEAQFHSYLKEANEFLRNKLANY from the coding sequence ATGGGGTATGTCTCAGGTGGTCAGCCCCCTCTAGCGTCCAGGAAGGAGAGAATTGACTTGAGCAACCTGAGAGAATTACCGCTAGGATTGTACGAGAAGGCGATCAGCAGCAAGCTGAGCTGGAAAGAAAAGTTGAAACTGGCAAAACACAGCGGATTCGATTTCGTCGAAATGAATGTAGATGGGACTCCTGAAAGGATGAAAAGACTCTACTCTGATGAGACTGTGCTGGAAGTACGTCGCGCGGTGGAAAGCACTGGGATTCCAATCCACACCATGGCGCTGACAGCGAACCGCATTTTCCCTTTGGGCAGCGAGGATGCTGCAATTCGCAGTAAGGGGTTGGAACTTGTGGAACGAGCAATTTGTTTTGCTTCAAAAACTGGGATTCGTTTAGTCCATCTGGCGGCCTATGACGAGCATGGAGCGCACCGCAATGAGACTACAGAAGCTATTTTTTTCGATTCCATGGAAAAATGCATTGCTTTTGCAGCACGACATGGTGTGATTCTTGCACTTGAGACAATGGATACATATTTTATGGGATGTTGTGAAAACATCATGTCACTCTGTGAAAAGATTGACTCCCCTTTTCTTCAGTGTTATGCGGATGTTGGCAATTTGTCAGCATCAAAAGTTGATCTTGATAAGGATTTGAGAATTGCAAACAGGCATATTGTGGGTGTACACTTAAAAGATACCAGGCCGGGGGTGTATCGAGATGTCCTTTTCGGCCACGGCACAGTGAATTTTGACACATGTCTGGATATTTTAAAGAAAATTGATTATCAAGGGTTTCTGATTGCAGAGATGTGGAGCTATGATGAGGCGCAGTTTCATTCCTATCTCAAGGAAGCAAATGAATTCCTGAGGAATAAGCTGGCAAATTACTGA
- a CDS encoding SDR family oxidoreductase has product MGIKGKNVLITGGTSGFGKATAYLMLSQGANVIITGRKEDTLKQAVSELGKVDSFCADVAKPSDWMNLYEYIQTKYGKLDILVNNAGSGIVVKELADQTLEEIHQCVETNLMGCIYGIHYFAPMLKEQGGGTIINVSSVCARHSWPGYSVYAAAKAGVLSLSKSAYVELQKDRVRVTCVIPGAGATNFQINAQESPMAQSPDNLKAEDMAAAICNICALPDHVVVEEITVWGMSQVVSPL; this is encoded by the coding sequence ATGGGAATCAAAGGAAAGAATGTGCTGATTACAGGAGGCACAAGTGGATTTGGTAAGGCTACAGCATATCTGATGCTGAGTCAGGGTGCCAATGTCATCATCACCGGGAGAAAAGAGGATACTCTGAAACAGGCGGTGAGTGAGCTTGGCAAGGTTGATTCCTTCTGTGCCGATGTGGCAAAACCATCAGACTGGATGAACCTATATGAATATATTCAGACAAAGTATGGAAAGCTTGATATTTTAGTCAACAATGCAGGTTCAGGAATTGTGGTCAAAGAGCTTGCCGATCAAACTTTGGAGGAAATCCATCAATGCGTTGAAACAAATCTGATGGGCTGTATTTATGGAATCCATTATTTTGCACCGATGCTGAAAGAACAGGGTGGAGGGACCATCATCAATGTCTCTTCCGTTTGTGCCAGACATTCCTGGCCAGGGTACTCTGTCTACGCAGCAGCAAAAGCAGGCGTATTAAGTCTTTCAAAGAGCGCTTATGTGGAACTGCAAAAGGATCGGGTCCGTGTAACTTGTGTAATCCCGGGCGCTGGGGCAACGAACTTTCAAATCAATGCACAGGAATCGCCAATGGCCCAGTCGCCTGATAATCTAAAAGCAGAGGATATGGCAGCAGCAATTTGCAATATCTGCGCCCTGCCCGATCATGTGGTTGTAGAGGAAATCACGGTATGGGGTATGTCTCAGGTGGTCAGCCCCCTCTAG
- a CDS encoding class II aldolase/adducin family protein: MYESDKIQIIDVAKEIKRVGLIQLSGGNVSVRKENGDIIVTPSGMPYETMTTDQILVLNKEGVIIEGNLRPSVDTVAIRYIFDHCPEVNAVIHTHQPYATAVGLIGDELPACCTTLCNVCLGAVPVADYANAASEDMGIQTVENLNGKRAVILKYHGVISVGPTLKDAEYAAIYLEDAAKLYLAAKAASNNGVISIMTEAQAEESVNTHKTYGQRKL, from the coding sequence ATGTATGAGAGTGATAAAATTCAGATCATTGACGTGGCGAAAGAAATCAAGCGAGTCGGTTTGATTCAATTGTCCGGCGGCAATGTCAGCGTGCGGAAAGAAAACGGCGATATCATCGTGACTCCTTCCGGGATGCCCTATGAGACAATGACAACGGATCAGATTCTTGTTCTGAATAAAGAAGGGGTGATCATCGAAGGTAATTTGAGACCGTCTGTTGATACCGTAGCAATTCGATACATATTTGATCACTGCCCGGAGGTAAACGCAGTGATTCATACACACCAGCCTTATGCCACTGCAGTCGGGCTGATCGGAGATGAGCTTCCAGCCTGCTGTACGACCCTGTGCAACGTTTGTCTGGGAGCGGTACCCGTCGCTGATTACGCCAATGCAGCAAGTGAGGATATGGGGATACAGACAGTAGAGAATCTGAATGGGAAACGTGCGGTCATCCTGAAATATCACGGTGTGATTTCTGTTGGGCCAACGCTCAAAGACGCAGAGTATGCGGCGATTTATCTGGAGGATGCGGCAAAATTATACTTGGCGGCAAAGGCGGCGTCAAACAACGGAGTCATTTCGATCATGACCGAAGCGCAAGCGGAAGAGTCTGTGAATACCCATAAAACTTACGGACAGAGAAAGCTATAG
- a CDS encoding ABC transporter permease, protein MLKMNDVKTMTPGRIRTPGKIHKVGLSGLLETLSDVREMSLIIIIVLVSILLAFTNDYFATWANAKTLLGSISINGILTIGMIIVMISGGLDLSIGSVMCLSMAFAATAIRAGMNPWISALVGILCAIVCGLVMGVIITKLNLSHFIVTLCFMGIARGVVYAMTSGVNISLVSNMKEMPAIAYLGSGYIGGFLPMTFLVFIVLAVITELYARKSANMRKVYYTGSNEQAAAYSGIKTKRVKIAACMACSTMAGIAGIIYMSKYSGVATSAGIGLEMTALSAAVIGGVSMNGGKGTIAGGLLGLLFIVLIQDAMNLFSVQAFWQDLIRYLIVLLAVILDVLQERARKRKNS, encoded by the coding sequence ATGCTCAAAATGAACGATGTAAAGACAATGACTCCGGGGAGAATACGAACTCCGGGAAAGATACATAAGGTGGGATTGTCGGGCTTATTGGAAACGCTTAGCGATGTCCGTGAAATGAGTCTGATCATAATTATTGTTCTGGTATCCATATTACTAGCGTTTACCAATGATTATTTTGCAACCTGGGCAAATGCGAAAACACTGCTGGGCAGTATCTCAATCAATGGAATTTTGACCATTGGAATGATCATTGTTATGATCTCCGGCGGCCTGGATCTCTCCATCGGATCGGTGATGTGCTTGTCGATGGCATTTGCAGCAACTGCGATTCGTGCGGGTATGAATCCATGGATTTCCGCATTGGTTGGCATTCTCTGTGCCATTGTATGTGGACTGGTTATGGGTGTCATCATAACCAAACTAAATCTCTCTCATTTTATCGTAACCCTTTGCTTTATGGGGATTGCAAGAGGTGTAGTGTACGCTATGACTTCCGGCGTGAATATTTCGCTCGTATCAAATATGAAAGAAATGCCTGCCATTGCTTATCTTGGCTCAGGATATATCGGTGGTTTTCTGCCGATGACGTTTCTGGTATTTATTGTCCTGGCAGTCATTACGGAACTGTATGCGCGGAAGTCTGCGAATATGCGAAAGGTCTACTATACGGGAAGCAACGAACAGGCGGCAGCATACTCGGGAATCAAGACAAAACGGGTAAAAATTGCGGCTTGTATGGCTTGCAGCACGATGGCCGGTATCGCAGGGATTATTTATATGAGTAAATACTCTGGTGTGGCAACCAGTGCCGGGATCGGGCTTGAAATGACCGCACTTTCAGCAGCAGTCATCGGCGGCGTCAGTATGAATGGAGGAAAAGGTACCATCGCAGGAGGGTTGCTGGGATTGTTGTTTATCGTTCTCATCCAGGATGCGATGAACTTGTTTTCCGTTCAGGCGTTCTGGCAGGATTTGATCCGTTATTTGATCGTTTTACTGGCTGTTATTTTAGATGTGCTTCAGGAACGGGCTCGCAAGAGGAAGAATTCCTGA